A part of Miscanthus floridulus cultivar M001 chromosome 6, ASM1932011v1, whole genome shotgun sequence genomic DNA contains:
- the LOC136457254 gene encoding protein NUCLEAR FUSION DEFECTIVE 4-like: MPSPSSAHWLSLVGSIWLQTINGPNADFPVYSSQLKDLKHITQVQLNFLAFASDAGKLFGWFSGVAALYLPLWLVAFVGAAFGLVGYGVQYLFLDSAGLRYWHLFLLTSLAGNGICWINTVCYLLCIRNFGSSSRVAVSLATSYLGLSAKVYTSLADSVLPWLAASSKAKTYLLLNAVVPMLVTVVVAPSLRVVDLTSEASTDAAFLVMFAITLATGACAVVGSIGSTSGSGLSSREHVISLGVLLATPVLIPLALRVRESLHKIRETKRENRIHDLGTDDAGAVVVIDVAAAAAAAESNKEGDDVTAEKPQEEIGGLRLLRKLDFWLYFFSYMFSGTLGLVFLNNLGQIAESRRLGQTSTLVSLSSSFGFFGRLLPSFLDYYSAKSGYSISRTGSMASLMAPMSGAFFLLLNSSDLFLYLSTAVIGTCTGAITSVAVSATSELFGTKNFGVNHNVVVSNIPVGSLCFGYFAAYLYQRGARGSTHQCIGAACYRETFVVWGATCAVGTLLCAVLYARSRRKLAVRTPCLARLANCLKSSS; this comes from the exons ATGCCTTCACCTTCCTCGGCCCACTGGCTGAGCCTCGTCGGGAGCATCTGGCTGCAGACCATCAACGGTCCCAACGCGGACTTCCCCGTCTACTCGTCGCAGCTCAAGGACCTGAAGCACATCACGCAGGTGCAGCTCAACTTCCTGGCCTTCGCGTCGGACGCGGGCAAGCTCTTCGGCTGGTTCTCCGGGGTGGCGGCGCTGTACCTGCCGCTGTGGCTCGTGGCCTTCGTGGGCGCCGCGTTCGGCCTCGTCGGCTACGGGGTCCAGTACCTGTTCCTCGACAGCGCGGGGCTCCGGTACTGGCACCTGTTCCTGCTCACCTCCCTGGCCGGGAACGGCATCTGCTGGATCAACACCGTCTGCTACCTCCTCTGCATCCGCAACTTCGGCTCCAGCAGCCGCGTCGCGGTGAGCCTCGCCACCAGCTACCTCGGCCTCAGCGCCAAGGTCTACACCAGCCTGGCGGACTCGGTACTACCCTGGCTGGCCGCCAGCTCCAAGGCCAAGACGTACCTCCTCCTCAATGCCGTCGTGCCGATGCTCGTCACCGTCGTGGTGGCGCCGTCGCTCAGGGTGGTGGACCTCACGAGCGAGGCGAGCACGGACGCGGCATTCCTCGTAATGTTCGCCATCACGCTCGCCACGGGGGCCTGCGCCGTGGTCGGGAGCATCGGCTCCACGTCCGGCAGCGGCCTGTCGTCGAGGGAGCACGTGATCAGCCTCGGCGTGCTGCTGGCCACCCCCGTGCTCATCCCGCTAGCGCTCAGGGTCCGGGAGAGCCTCCACAAGATAAGGGAAACCAAGCGGGAGAACAGGATCCACGACCTCGGCACCGACGACGCGGGCGCTGTCGTCGTCATCgacgtggccgccgccgccgccgccgccgagagtAATAAGGAGGGAGACGACGTGACGGCGGAGAAACCGCAGGAGGAGATCGGCGGCCTCCGGCTGCTGAGGAAGCTGGACTTCTGGCTCTACTTCTTCAGCTACATGTTCAGTGGCACCCTGGGCCTGGTGTTCTTGAACAACCTGGGACAGATAGCCGAGTCGCGACGGCTCGGGCAGACTTCCACGCTCGTCTCGCTGTCGTCTTCGTTTGGATTCTTCGGCCGCCTGCTCCCGTCCTTCTTGGACTACTACTCCGCGAA GAGTGGCTACTCCATCTCACGGACGGGATCCATGGCGTCACTGATGGCGCCCATGTCCGGCGCCTTCTTCCTTCTGCTCAACTCGAGCGACTTGTTCCTGTACCTGAGCACGGCCGTGATCGGGACGTGCACGGGCGCCATAACGTCGGTGGCCGTGTCGGCGACGAGCGAGCTGTTCGGGACCAAGAACTTCGGCGTGAACCACAACGTGGTGGTGAGCAACATCCCCGTCGGCTCCCTCTGCTTCGGCTACTTCGCGGCCTACCTCTACCAGCGCGGGGCGCGGGGCAGCACGCACCAGTGCATCGGCGCCGCCTGCTACCGGGAGACCTTCGTCGTGTGGGGCGCCACCTGCGCCGTCGGCACGCTGCTCTGCGCCGTCCTCTACGCGCGCTCGCGCAGGAAACTAGCAGTAAGGACACCATGCCTCGCCCGCTTAGCTAATTGCCTCAAGTCATCATCGTAA